In Bacteroidota bacterium, the genomic stretch GCACGGTCTAAAACGTTATAAGGATGAATATATTTCTTTAGAGGATATGGACGGTATTGAAGGGCTTAAAGGAATGTCGCTCAGGGGCAATAAGAAATTGACGATGCATTTTGAAACAGTTGCATTTTTGCCCTATTTCCTTTACGAGTTCCGTTTTGCCCCTTATATTTTTACGGATATGGGATTTATTGGCCCTTCAAATGTTCTGATCTTTAATAATAATTTATATACCGGCATTGGCCTAGGGGTGAGAATCAGAAATGAAAGACTTGTCTTTAAAACCATTCAGTTTAGGTTCTCTTTCTATCCTTTTGTCCCGGATCACGTAACCAGGCAGGCTTTTGAGTTTTCATCCGAGGACCGTTATCAACCGAATAATTTCTTTATGAAAGAGCCTGAAATACTTAAATATTAGTATAGAAAGATGATGAAATTCCAATTAACAGATGAAGTTTTTTTGTTTGATTTTTTATGTACAAAGTTTAGTGAATCTTCAAAAAATAAAATTAAAAAATGGGTTAAAAATCAATGCGTAAGTTATAATGGAGAGGTGGTTACTGACCTGAGAAAAAAACTTCAGGCCGGTGGCGAATTGACTGTGGATACTCATGGCGGGAACAGGGAAGCAGATTATAATATTTCCTTTAAGATATATTATGAAGATCCTCAGTTGATTGTGGTTGAAAAACCGGTGGGTATATCTACTGCAGGCCAGGAAAGTAACCGGACGATGCTCAATGCGGTTAATGCTTACCTGGAGAAAAAATCCAAAGGGCAGTCCAGGGCTTTTGTGGTTCATCGTTTAGATAAAGAAGTATCGGGCGTACTTCTTTTTGCAAGGAGCAGAAAGACGATGGATTGGTTAAAAGAACACTGGCAACAGACTGAGAAATTCTATCTTGCACTGGTGGAAGGAAGGCCTGAGAAACCTGAGGGGACTATCCAGGGTTGGCTCAGGGAGGGGGCAAAGCAAAAAGTTTACTCCACTTCTTCCGAAATAGGAGCCAAATATGCAATCACTCATTACCGGATTATCCGTGAACTGGATAATTATTCCCTGCTTGAAGTAAAAATTGATACCGGGCGGAAAAACCAGATCCGGGTACATCTTTCTGAAATAGGTTGCCCCATTGTAGGTGATTATAAATATGGCGCAAGTCCTTATCCCTTGCGGAGAGTACGCCTTCATGCCTGCTCCTTTACTTTTCCCCATCCGCTGACCGGGAAGATGATACGCATTGAATCTCCCATGCCCAAAAACTTTCTTGTTCTCAAAAATGAAGATGAAAATTATAAGAACTAAATAACGGTTTTTGTTAACTTTGTTTAAATAAGAATTATGCATTTTATGATCAGGGAATTTCAGAACTTTATTGACAAAAATCAGTTATTCGACAGAAAACAGAAGATCTTGCTGACGGTCAGCGGGGGAATTGATTCCATCTCCATGCTGCATTTGTTTCATAAAGTCGGCATAGATATTGGCGTAGCCCATTGTAACTTTATGCTGAGGGGGGAAGAATCTGACGAAGATGAAATATTTGTCAGGAATATGGCGGCCATGCTTGCTGTCCCTTTTTATGTAATACGGTTTAATACCTGGGAATATGCCCGGCAGGAAGGAATATCCATTGAAATGGCTGCCCGTGATTTGCGCTATAAATGGTTCGAGGAGATAAGGGTTCAATATAAATATGATTATATCGCCACTGCCCATAACTTAAATGACGTAGTGGAAACATTTTTCCTGAACATTGTACGGGGTACGGGAATTAAAGGGCTTACCGGCATCAAACCCAAAAGCAATCACCTGATTCGCCCTATGCTGTTTGCTTCCAGAAGGCAGATTGAAGCCTACTGCCTTGAACATGATTTGCATTTCCGGGAAGATTCAAGCAATGCTTCCGTAAAGTTCTCGAGAAATAAAATCAGACATTTGATCCTGCCTGTTTTAGAGAAGATAAATCCCAATTTCCTGCAGACCGCCGTAGAGAATATCCAACGTTTGTCGGAAACGGAACAGATTTACTTTTCGAAAGTCGGGGAGGTGAAAAAACAGGTTTGCTTTGAGAAAGAAGGATCGTTTTATATTGATCTTAATAAGATGAAAGAGATAGAGCCCCAATCAAGCTATCTCTATGAATTTCTGGTGCCCTTCAATTTTTCCAGGGATAATGTCGCCGAAATTATCGAAGCAATGGATGGAATTCCCGGTAAGCAATTTTTCTCTTCTACTCACCGGTTATTAAAAGACAGAAATTACCTGATTATAACCGGGATCAAAAAACAGGCAGATCTGAAATATTACATAGATGAGGGAATGACACTAATTAATGGTCCTGTTAAACTAAAGCTCAGGGTTATCAAAAAAGAAGAAGGTTTTAAATTGCCTTTAAACTCTCAGATAGCCTGTCTTGATTATGACCGGATTACTTTTCCCCTGATTTTGCGCCATTGGCAAAAGGGGGATTATTTCCGTCCTTTGGGCATGAAAGACATCAAAAAACTCAGCGATTATTTTATTGACAACAAACTTTCGCTGATAGAAAAAGAACAGGCCTGGCTTCTTACTTCTGAGAACAAGATTGTCTGGATTGTAGGCCGCCGGCTTGATGACCGTTACAAGATTACAGACAGGACCCAAAATATTCTTGTTATTGAACCTTGCCAGGATTAACTTATATTCTCCCGCAACATTTTAAAGAAGTCGTGCATTCCTTTTGTATCCTTGTTTTTGATCAGTTCAATCAGGTATGAAAGTTTTTTACTGATTTTTTCTACCTGTTCGAGGGCATAAGGGCTTTGAAGGATTTCAGAGAGCAGATAATTATTTTCAGACATCAGGCCTTTGGCGATAGCTAAATGTTTTTTAAAGGTCGTACCCGGTGCTTCCTGTTTTTTCATGCAGGCTGCAAAAACAAAAGTCGAAGAAAAGGGCACGCACAGTGAATAAGCTATCATCTGGTCGTGTACTTTAAAGGAATAGTCGTATATTTTTAAATTAAAGGAACGGTAGAAATTGCGGAAAAACAGCTTGCCTTCTTCATCCGATTCAGTAATGATAATGGCATTCTGGTCACTCAATTCTTTGATATTGGCAAAGGTAGGCCCAAACATGGGATGGGTGGAAACAAAACGGTGTTTGCATTTTTGGTAATAATCAAACAGGCCGGTTTTGACAGAGCAAATATCTGAAACTATACAGGCCTCCGGCAAATAGGGCATCACTTCATCAAATGAGCGGAATGTATTTTGCAGGCTTACACAATTAATCAGCAGGTCGGGTTTGAATTCTTCGATTTCATTCAGGGAAGTGAAACGAAAGCAATGGAAAAAATATTTCAACCTTGTTGCATCGCTGTCATATACAGCTACTTCATAATCCAGGCAGAGGGATTCGACAAACCACGAACCCATATTTCCTGCTCCAAGGATACAGATCTTTTTGATATTCAGGATATTGATATCTTCCTTTCTTTCCGGGTTGCAAATATTTTCATTCTGCGAACTGCTCATAATGATTATTTTATCTATTCTTCTTATATTTAAGATGGATAATTTTTAAAGCAAAATACCCCAACATTTTAAATTCGGATCAAAGTTCTGTATTTTTTGATTGGTTCGCAATTAATTGAAAAAAAATATTTTTGTGTTATTTAAATAACAGTGTTCGATTAAATAAAATTGATGTAACT encodes the following:
- a CDS encoding prephenate dehydrogenase/arogenate dehydrogenase family protein; this encodes MGSWFVESLCLDYEVAVYDSDATRLKYFFHCFRFTSLNEIEEFKPDLLINCVSLQNTFRSFDEVMPYLPEACIVSDICSVKTGLFDYYQKCKHRFVSTHPMFGPTFANIKELSDQNAIIITESDEEGKLFFRNFYRSFNLKIYDYSFKVHDQMIAYSLCVPFSSTFVFAACMKKQEAPGTTFKKHLAIAKGLMSENNYLLSEILQSPYALEQVEKISKKLSYLIELIKNKDTKGMHDFFKMLRENIS
- a CDS encoding RluA family pseudouridine synthase, with translation MMKFQLTDEVFLFDFLCTKFSESSKNKIKKWVKNQCVSYNGEVVTDLRKKLQAGGELTVDTHGGNREADYNISFKIYYEDPQLIVVEKPVGISTAGQESNRTMLNAVNAYLEKKSKGQSRAFVVHRLDKEVSGVLLFARSRKTMDWLKEHWQQTEKFYLALVEGRPEKPEGTIQGWLREGAKQKVYSTSSEIGAKYAITHYRIIRELDNYSLLEVKIDTGRKNQIRVHLSEIGCPIVGDYKYGASPYPLRRVRLHACSFTFPHPLTGKMIRIESPMPKNFLVLKNEDENYKN
- the tilS gene encoding tRNA lysidine(34) synthetase TilS, yielding MIREFQNFIDKNQLFDRKQKILLTVSGGIDSISMLHLFHKVGIDIGVAHCNFMLRGEESDEDEIFVRNMAAMLAVPFYVIRFNTWEYARQEGISIEMAARDLRYKWFEEIRVQYKYDYIATAHNLNDVVETFFLNIVRGTGIKGLTGIKPKSNHLIRPMLFASRRQIEAYCLEHDLHFREDSSNASVKFSRNKIRHLILPVLEKINPNFLQTAVENIQRLSETEQIYFSKVGEVKKQVCFEKEGSFYIDLNKMKEIEPQSSYLYEFLVPFNFSRDNVAEIIEAMDGIPGKQFFSSTHRLLKDRNYLIITGIKKQADLKYYIDEGMTLINGPVKLKLRVIKKEEGFKLPLNSQIACLDYDRITFPLILRHWQKGDYFRPLGMKDIKKLSDYFIDNKLSLIEKEQAWLLTSENKIVWIVGRRLDDRYKITDRTQNILVIEPCQD